A DNA window from Mastomys coucha isolate ucsf_1 unplaced genomic scaffold, UCSF_Mcou_1 pScaffold21, whole genome shotgun sequence contains the following coding sequences:
- the LOC116100746 gene encoding olfactory receptor 52D1-like translates to MPRQTTASNMSNSLPVTLFLTGIPGLEFAHLWIAIPFCVMYMVALLGNAALILIIGTESALHAPMYLFLCLLSLTDLALSSTTVPKMLAILWLHANEISFGGCLTQMFCVHSIYALESSVLLAMAFDRYVAICNPLRYTTILNHTVIAQIIFAGIVRSVAIVSPFIFLLRRLPYCGHRVMAHTYCEHMGIARLACANITVNIVYGLTVALLAMGLDSILIAISYGFILRAVFRLPSRDAQHKALSTCGSHLGVILVFYIPAFFSFLTHRFGHNRVPKHVHIFLANLYVLVPPVLNPIIYGARTKEIRSRLVKLLHLGKDLV, encoded by the coding sequence ATGCCAAGACAGACAACAGCCTCCAACATGAGCAACAGTCTCCCAGTCACTCTTTTCCTGACTGGGATCCCAGGGCTGGAGTTTGCCCACCTCTGGATTGCCATCCCTTTCTGTGTCATGTATATGGTAGCTCTGCTTGGGAATGCTGCCCTCATCCTTATCATTGGGACAGAGAGTGCTCTTCACGCACCCATGtatctcttcctctgccttctctcacTCACTGACCTGGCTCTCAGCTCCACCACTGTACCTAAAATGTTAGCCATTCTATGGCTCCATGCTAATGAGATTTCCTTTGGTGGATGCCTCACTCAGATGTTTTGTGTCCACTCCATCTATGCTCTTGAGTCCTCGGTTCTCCTTGCCATGGCCTTTGATCGATATGTAGCTATCTGCAACCCACTGAGATATACAACCATCCTCAACCATACAGTCATAGCCCAAATTATTTTTGCTGGCATAGTCCGTAGTGTGGCTATTGTCTCCCCTTTCATCTTTTTGCTGAGGCGACTGCCCTACTGTGGTCACCGTGTCATGGCTCACACATACTGTGAGCATATGGGCATTGCTAGGCTTGCCTGTGCCAACATCACTGTTAACATTGTCTATGGGCTGACTGTGGCTCTGTTGGCCATGGGCCTGGATTCCATCCTCATTGCCATCTCCTATGGCTTCATCCTCCGGGCTGTCTTCCGTCTCCCATCCCGTGATGCTCAACACAAGGCTCTGAGTACCTGTGGATCTCACCTAGGTGTCATCTTGGTTTTCTATAtacctgctttcttctcctttcttaccCACCGTTTTGGTCACAACCGAGTCCCCAAGCATGTGCACATCTTCCTGGCTAACCTCTATGTGCTGGTGCCCCCCGTGCTCAATCCCATCATCTACGGAGCAAGAACCAAGGAGATTAGGAGTCGGCTTGTAAAACTGCTTCACTTGGGGAAGGACTTAGTATGA
- the LOC116102713 gene encoding ubiquilin-1-like, translated as MARAREEAGDSQLVSGREPSSRIIRVSVKTPQDCQEFFLAENSNVHRFKKQISKYLHCDTDRLVLIFTGKILRDQDILSQRGILDGSTVHVVVRSRLKGSVCTGTLAGPTGHCTHRSDPSAKLGRLARSSPDLADFFSQLVQLLPAAPESVVQFLEDPLIQGLANEKQANGVHIPESSKTIQKRDPALKFPETFQKPTRQQEVLQEQKQSLEALKAVPGGDNAMHPSCSDIQQVMLSTLALLVASKGHISGSELCRGEANNAHSSSDPTTIAATSAPVRTLAQEVSTGGVTQVKGIVSSQASSGCRTGSPDLHSSSDTPSQESQQPVEKVPLTSQPRFSPCVLRLALTVLQQNPSLAHQLATGSPLLHHMPLLPILTNPRALQALLQIEEGLQILSREVPELGPFFRDSAKPRGARGAQETRGRRQAHREDTIQHSLAFLQLFHSLASACSQSTQTALSASLFTEGRYQQELEELKALGFANRDANLQALVATDGDIHAAIEMLLGAPQD; from the coding sequence ATGGCACGGGCTAGGGAAGAAGCAGGGGACAGCCAGCTGGTGTCTGGTAGGGAGCCATCCTCACGTATCATCAGAGTGTCTGTCAAGACCCCGCAGGACTGCCAGGAGTTTTTCCTGGCAGAAAATAGCAACGTCCACCGCTTTAAGAAGCAAATCTCCAAATACCTTCACTGTGACACTGACCGATTGGTGCTCATCTTCACTGGGAAGATCCTCCGGGATCAAGACATTCTGAGCCAGCGTGGCATTCTCGATGGCTCTACAGTCCACGTGGTAGTGAGGTCTCGTTTGAAAGGGTCAGTCTGTACAGGAACTCTGGCTGGCCCCACAGGCCACTGTACCCACCGTTCAGATCCATCAGCCAAGCTTGGCCGGCTGGCCCGGAGCTCACCTGACCTAGCTGATTTCTTCAGCCAGCTTGTCCAACTGCTGCCTGCGGCACCAGAGTCTGTAGTGCAATTCTTGGAAGACCCTCTGATTCAAGGACTGGCAAACGAGAAACAAGCCAATGGAGTGCACATTCCCGAATCCTCAAAGACGATACAAAAACGGGATCCAGCTCTCAAGTTTCCGGAAACCTTTCAGAAGCCTACGCGACAGCAAGAAGTCCTGCAGGAACAAAAGCAGAGTCTGGAGGCCCTGAAAGCCGTGCCAGGGGGTGACAACGCTATGCATCCCAGTTGCTCTGATATCCAGCAGGTCATGCTCTCCACTCTGGCCTTATTGGTGGCTTCTAAAGGCCACATTTCAGGCTCAGAGTTGTGTAGGGGAGAAGCCAACAACGCTCACAGCAGTTCTGATCCTACCACCATTGCAGCCACTTCTGCTCCGGTCAGGACCTTGGCACAAGAGGTCAGTACAGGAGGAGTTACCCAGGTCAAGGGCATAGTTTCAAGTCAGGCCAGTTCAGGGTGCCGAACTGGTTCGCCAGACTTACACTCAAGCTCAGATACCCCCTCCCAAGAGAGCCAACAGCCAGTGGAGAAAGTCCCTCTAACCAGTCAGCCGAGATTCTCGCCCTGTGTTCTGCGcctagccttgactgtcctgcaGCAGAATCCATCTCTGGCACACCAGTTGGCAACTGGCAGCCCCCTACTACATCATATGCCACTTCTCCCCATCCTCACCAACCCTCGAGCACTACAAGCATTGTTACAGATAGAGGAAGGCCTACAGATATTGTCCAGGGAGGTGCCTGAGCTGGGACCATTCTTTCGGGACTCAGCTAAACCACGTGGGGCTAGAGGAGCCCAAGAAACTAGGGGTAGAAGACAAGCCCACAGAGAAGATACCATACAACACTCCTTAGCCTTTCTTCAGCTCTTCCACTCCTTGGCCAGCGCCTGTTCCCAGTCTACCCAAACTGCACTGTCCGCATCCCTCTTTACTGAAGGTCGGTACCAGCAAGAACTGGAGGAATTGAAGGCCTTGGGTTTTGCTAACCGTGATGCAAACCTACAGGCCCTTGTAGCCACAGATGGAGATATCCACGCCGCCATTGAGATGCTTCTAGGGGCTCCGCAGGACTAG